A genomic segment from Gracilinanus agilis isolate LMUSP501 chromosome 1, AgileGrace, whole genome shotgun sequence encodes:
- the LOC123230632 gene encoding probable G-protein coupled receptor 141 — protein sequence MAEQNASSQPSPCDLSWSRHLTGLYVMVLVGGLAGIVCILFVLANMNTRSVTTTAVINLVLVHGAFLVTVPFRLVYLARGEWYFGLPFCKVVSATLHVHMYLTFLFYVGILGVRYLVFFKHRDKMEFYRKLHAVAASAALWLLVAVTIIPPLLSRYGSHGTYNATQCFEFQGELKENSVKVVNYVVAAGVIAIAFSLLGLQGVIMASMGKRLRRACLSHQEFWAQLKNLVFLGVIFVCFLPYQFFRLYYLREHAAKDSCQRAATYNELFLSFTAVSCFDLLLFVLGGSHRFRQNLIDFLSCLSCR from the coding sequence ATGGCCGAGCAGAATGCCTCCTCGCAGCCCAGCCCCTGCGATCTGTCCTGGAGCCGGCACCTGACTGGACTCTATGTGATGGTGCTCGTTGGCGGGCTGGCCGGCATCGTCTGCATCCTCTTCGTCCTGGCGAACATGAACACGCGGTCGGTGACCACGACGGCCGTCATCAATCTGGTGCTGGTGCATGGCGCCTTCCTGGTCACGGTGCCCTTCCGCCTCGTCTACCTGGCGCGCGGGGAGTGGTACTTCGGGCTGCCCTTCTGCAAGGTGGTGAGTGCCACGCTGCACGTGCACATGTACCTCACCTTCCTCTTCTACGTGGGCATCCTGGGCGTGCGCTACCTCGTCTTCTTCAAGCACAGAGACAAGATGGAGTTCTACCGCAAGCTGCACGCCGTGGCCGCCAGCGCGGCCTTGTGGCTGCTCGTGGCGGTCACCATCATCCCGCCGCTGCTCAGCCGCTATGGCTCTCACGGCACCTACAACGCCACGCAGTGCTTCGAGTTCCAGGGAGAGCTGAAGGAGAACTCCGTGAAGGTGGTCAACTACGTGGTGGCCGCTGGGGTCATCGCCATCGCCTTCAGCCTCCTGGGCCTCCAGGGGGTCATCATGGCGTCCATGGGGAAGAGGCTGCGGCGCGCCTGCCTGTCCCATCAAGAGTTCTGGGCGCAGCTCAAGAACCTCGTCTTCCTTGGCGTCATCTTCGTCTGCTTCCTCCCCTACCAGTTCTTTCGGCTGTACTACCTCCGGGAGCACGCGGCCAAAGACTCCTGCCAGCGGGCGGCCACCTACAACGAGCTCTTCCTGAGCTTCACGGCTGTCAGCTGCTTCGACCTGCTGCTCTTTGTCCTCGGGGGGAGCCACCGCTTCAGGCAGAACCTCATCGACTTCCTCAGTTGTCTCTCATGCCGTTAG